One genomic segment of Sanyastnella coralliicola includes these proteins:
- the pdxH gene encoding pyridoxamine 5'-phosphate oxidase, translating into MKDLGSVRKDYSTHILLESEAHEDPFDQFEKWMEEARTNDPEDYNAMNLATIGDHGFPNQRIVLLREFSREGLVFYTNYNSVKGQEIGQDPKVAINFFWKGLERQIRVKGEARKLPAEVSDAYFASRPRESQLGAWVSDQSTVIKSREELERRMKEIEDKYEGKEVDRPSHWGGYRVFPVYFEFWQGRPGRLHDRLSYRVDADGAWYQERLAP; encoded by the coding sequence ATGAAAGACCTAGGTTCTGTACGTAAAGACTATTCAACGCACATCTTGTTGGAGTCTGAGGCTCATGAAGATCCGTTTGATCAATTCGAGAAATGGATGGAAGAGGCCAGAACGAATGATCCGGAAGACTACAATGCCATGAACTTGGCGACTATTGGTGATCATGGTTTCCCGAATCAACGTATTGTCTTGTTGAGAGAGTTCTCTCGTGAGGGCTTGGTTTTCTACACGAATTACAACAGCGTAAAAGGACAAGAGATTGGTCAAGACCCGAAGGTGGCGATCAACTTTTTCTGGAAAGGACTTGAGCGACAAATCCGAGTGAAAGGAGAGGCGCGCAAGTTGCCTGCTGAAGTATCAGATGCCTATTTCGCTTCTCGTCCGAGAGAGAGCCAGTTAGGGGCGTGGGTGAGCGACCAAAGCACGGTGATTAAAAGTCGAGAAGAGCTCGAGCGTCGCATGAAAGAAATTGAAGACAAGTATGAAGGGAAAGAAGTTGATCGTCCATCACATTGGGGCGGATACCGCGTATTCCCAGTATACTTTGAATTCTGGCAAGGAAGACCAGGTAGACTTCATGACCGTCTTTCATATCGTGTAGATGCAGATGGCGCTTGGTATCAGGAGCGATTGGCGCCTTGA
- a CDS encoding methyltransferase domain-containing protein — protein sequence MEKILQAIRENTPEGFDYEWLGKFVRAIDVDSLNYKGYLPEITDKKDYARNILCLEPFECVLLYWPPGVESAVHHHKGFWGYVLCLEGTVDNIEYIQSGDQLLESRTIRAQAGGVLNEPDNTIHKIVNPSEEEYLVTLHFYYPALDTLDRLRIFDLDKGAVATLNEKAPTASFAHPKDNYHAFEEDAFKYVSLADNPKTRSHRIYPIIPKPSSKVIAELIGGYYKEQALEYDSFDLKHESRRKYTERINALIADKLSESSVQKVLDLACGTGRRALKIREESEASYDLMGVDLSPEMCAVAQNRGVNAQSGNWLEMELPEGSLCAITFLYAYGHIPTEEERRQALKKALVSLKPGGLLFFDAFNLNDKNEWGPHAVKAYEEHNLASFGYEKGDVFYKKVGGEEVAFLHYCEEDSLKAFLEEIGFDVIDLKHIGYVHRSGEILDNDDEGALFVVAQKR from the coding sequence ATGGAGAAAATACTGCAAGCGATCCGGGAGAACACCCCGGAAGGTTTTGACTACGAATGGCTCGGAAAATTCGTCCGCGCGATTGATGTTGATTCGTTGAACTACAAGGGGTATCTCCCTGAGATTACTGATAAAAAAGACTACGCACGAAACATTCTTTGCTTAGAGCCTTTTGAGTGTGTCTTATTATACTGGCCACCAGGAGTAGAAAGTGCGGTACACCACCACAAGGGATTCTGGGGCTATGTGCTCTGTCTCGAAGGAACGGTAGATAACATCGAATACATTCAATCCGGAGATCAACTGCTGGAATCGCGCACCATTCGTGCTCAAGCTGGTGGTGTGTTGAATGAACCAGACAACACCATTCACAAAATCGTGAACCCGAGTGAGGAAGAGTACCTGGTAACACTCCATTTCTACTACCCGGCATTAGACACACTGGATAGACTTCGCATTTTTGATCTAGATAAGGGCGCTGTTGCCACCTTGAATGAGAAGGCACCAACTGCAAGTTTTGCGCATCCGAAAGACAATTACCATGCTTTCGAAGAAGATGCCTTTAAGTATGTATCGCTGGCAGACAATCCGAAGACAAGATCACATCGCATTTATCCTATCATTCCAAAGCCTTCGAGCAAAGTCATTGCTGAACTTATTGGTGGCTACTATAAAGAACAAGCCTTGGAATATGACAGTTTTGATCTTAAGCACGAGTCGCGCAGAAAGTACACCGAACGTATTAACGCCCTGATCGCAGATAAACTGAGTGAATCTTCAGTTCAAAAGGTGCTTGACCTGGCTTGTGGAACAGGTCGTCGAGCATTGAAGATTCGCGAAGAAAGCGAAGCATCGTACGACTTGATGGGAGTGGATCTTAGTCCGGAAATGTGCGCCGTAGCCCAAAACAGAGGCGTCAATGCTCAATCAGGAAACTGGTTAGAGATGGAACTGCCAGAAGGGTCTTTGTGCGCTATCACCTTCTTATATGCCTATGGACATATTCCAACAGAAGAAGAACGACGTCAGGCGCTGAAGAAGGCTTTGGTTTCATTGAAGCCAGGTGGACTGTTGTTCTTCGACGCGTTTAACCTCAACGATAAAAACGAATGGGGCCCACATGCCGTGAAGGCTTATGAAGAGCACAACCTAGCTTCATTTGGGTATGAAAAAGGGGATGTGTTCTACAAGAAAGTAGGTGGCGAAGAAGTTGCCTTCTTGCACTACTGCGAAGAGGATTCCCTGAAAGCCTTCTTGGAAGAAATTGGTTTTGATGTCATTGATTTAAAACACATTGGTTACGTCCATCGCTCGGGGGAAATTCTCGACAATGATGATGAAGGCGCCCTGTTTGTTGTCGCACAAAAACGATGA
- a CDS encoding helix-turn-helix domain-containing protein gives MQFFTQGVNGIRKDARRIDGFSIFSIEDTLGKGNDEFGNDVFKRHRSGAYTVMYVDKGAGSHHIDFQKYTLHPGAVLFISPEQVQQYDPARLIGGYVLRFTPEFLWEYADPREAMAIRRLFDNQVRTSMLDARRYRDIVMYFEMVLREYNHANDQLRASIIKSSLNLLLLHADRLITDERITQNEEEVGFSYYTRFRARIPQRLGETRNASDYAEELGISYKYLNDLTKRFAGCTSKEIIDRTLIAEAKRLVVEGQISVGQISRELGFDEPTNFRKYFRKHTGMAPLKFRQEN, from the coding sequence ATGCAATTCTTTACCCAAGGTGTGAATGGCATCCGAAAAGATGCCCGCCGGATTGATGGCTTCAGTATCTTCAGCATTGAGGATACACTTGGTAAAGGGAATGATGAGTTTGGAAATGACGTGTTCAAACGCCACCGCAGTGGAGCTTACACGGTCATGTACGTGGACAAAGGAGCCGGAAGCCATCACATCGATTTTCAGAAATATACCCTGCATCCAGGGGCTGTTCTGTTTATTTCACCAGAACAGGTTCAACAATATGATCCAGCACGTCTGATCGGAGGATACGTTTTGCGTTTCACTCCTGAGTTTTTGTGGGAATACGCAGACCCAAGAGAAGCCATGGCGATTCGTCGTTTATTTGACAATCAGGTCAGAACGTCAATGCTAGATGCGCGTCGTTACCGTGACATCGTGATGTATTTTGAAATGGTACTTCGCGAATACAATCACGCCAATGATCAGCTGAGAGCAAGTATCATCAAGAGTTCATTGAATTTGCTTCTACTTCATGCTGATCGTTTGATTACCGACGAGCGTATCACGCAGAATGAAGAAGAGGTAGGTTTCTCGTACTATACTCGTTTCAGAGCGCGTATTCCACAACGTTTGGGCGAAACACGCAATGCGAGTGATTATGCCGAAGAGTTGGGCATTTCGTACAAGTATCTGAACGACTTGACGAAGCGTTTTGCTGGCTGCACGAGCAAAGAGATCATTGATCGAACGCTCATTGCTGAAGCTAAACGATTGGTAGTAGAAGGACAGATCAGCGTTGGACAAATTTCACGCGAGCTTGGTTTTGATGAGCCTACCAACTTCCGCAAGTACTTCCGTAAGCACACCGGAATGGCACCGTTGAAATTCCGTCAGGAGAACTGA